The Solanum pennellii chromosome 7, SPENNV200 DNA segment TTGTTCAATCTGATTGTGTTTTTAATTATCTTCAGACAACTATATGTATGGGATGCAGCATAGGAGAAATTGAATTTGGAATGACTTCTAGCCCTCAAGTAAGACCATTATATAATTTCTtatgatatttcaaaaatcaatatttttatgttttgtttttcttttttttgacaTAATAAAGGTAAATTTGGAAATGGGGATGAAAAACTTATTTCCGGAATACTTCTCAACAAGATCAGTACTTGCTCGTCCTCAGACATTGCTGACAAATATTGATCAAAACAGACCATCGCCATCTTCATCATTCTCTCTCGATAGCCCAGGAGAATACTCATCGCTTCTATTCAATGTTGCAACTACATCTTACGTACCAGATGCCTTTCCAGAGCAGACCATAAGACCAGTTTCTACCACCGCGATGCCATTCCATCAACAACAACCTATTCAGACACTAACTCAACTCAGAGGCATTCAATTCCCCGGGGTAGAAACTGATGATGCTGCATTGACAAGAGCGTATCTTGCTGTTATGACTTCaccttcttcttcatcttcatctcaTCAATCGCGAGAAAATATTGATGTACCAATAACGGATTATCATTATCAAAAGTCCACTGCATTCAGAAGGTTTGGACCAGGTTTAGGTCGTCCTAGTAATGTGCAAATAGGCACATCCAGAACAATTCGTCGAGAAAACATATTGAGAAGATCAATTATATTCTTCAGGAATTTAGATATGATGAGAAGGAAAGAACAAATCCAGGCGAATCAGCGTGCCCCTACTAGCACTCAAGTTCATCATATGATTTCAGAAAGAAAAAGACGTGAAAAGCTTAACGATAGCTTTCAACTACTTAGATCTTTACTCCCACCTGGTACAAAGGTATGCTTACTCAATATATATGTCTTCATCAACACCATTCCTCACATTTACGCGCATACATATTCTTCTAATCAATAATATGTATTGTTAGAAAAATTACAATTTCTATCACGTAATTGTtccaatttgtttgtcttattttctctttttactttgtttatctCTCCTTTTTATCAACTAGTATTTAATTTCAATAACTTTCTACaacatgtttaagatcacaTGATTTTATGGTATTATTTAGGTTTATATCCCACATATCTTTAATTAGTTTAAGACAACAAGATTCAAAAACTTTTCTTTaactttcttaaactctgtaTCAAGTCAAACAATTAGAAACGTAGAAAGTATGTATGCATCTTAGCCATTATAGTGTGTGTCGAAAATACTCATCATGCATGCATGTTCCAATGAGATGGTAATTTCTTGATCTGCAGAAGGACAAAGCATCTGTTCTTGCTAGTACAACAGAATACATAACTTGTTTGAAAGGTCAAGTGGAAGAACTTAgcaaaaagaatgaaataatgCTGAATGCACAGGCGTTAGATAAATCACGGATGATGAAATCGAATGAAGTTGGTGATGGAAATGATGAAAGGGTAGTTgttgaaattataaaaaatgtaaGTAGTGAATCAGAATCAAGAACAGTGGAATTGCAAGTTTCAGTAAGATCAGGAGAATGCAACGTGTTGGATTTGGCCACTCGTTTGCTCGAGTTCTTGAAAACTCAAGACAATTTAAGCTTAGAGTCAGTAGCAGCAAACACCAGGCCATCCATGGTTACTCACGTAACTTTGACAATTACAATTCAGGTACGCatgcatatttttcttcttctttcccaAACTAGTTACTTTTAACAATGTGTAAAGTAGTTTTCCTTATAAAGCTTATGGAAACCAATGTGTTAAGAGGAGACGTTTAACTTTGTATTTGGGGAGAGGTACtgatctttaaattttcaatttataatgTAGTAAACTAATACATACTGTAAGTAttaacacaaaattataaatgtgaaataaaaCATGATTATAAAACTCttggaaaataaaatttctaacaTGATTTTACAAGTATAAATCATGCAATGatataattaaactaattataaGATTCAAATGAAATCTAGCAGctaacttaaaaatattaaaagaaatcaCAATTTCTTAAAACATATTACTATCATACTACTATGTTATTAACCTTcttcaaagaaaataattaataagctTTATGAAAACAATATTCCATCATCAATTTGACATAGTTTTTGTAAGATGAGTTAAGTAAACCATGAACTGatgcaaatatatatgttttag contains these protein-coding regions:
- the LOC107025583 gene encoding putative transcription factor bHLH041 isoform X2, which encodes MDSIFFLEEGDRAVFLLKIMESFGCTYICLWQYFQPSNTFMSLGGIYNGENVVAQRLFEEYKHSWLIMDNGRIPGLAFKNNVPYMELKFADLQSHASNPVQLQFYYTTICMGCSIGEIEFGMTSSPQVNLEMGMKNLFPEYFSTRSVLARPQTLLTNIDQNRPSPSSSFSLDSPGEYSSLLFNVATTSYVPDAFPEQTIRPVSTTAMPFHQQQPIQTLTQLRGIQFPGVETDDAALTRAYLAVMTSPSSSSSSHQSRENIDVPITDYHYQKSTAFRRFGPGLGRPSNVQIGTSRTIRRENILRRSIIFFRNLDMMRRKEQIQANQRAPTSTQVHHMISERKRREKLNDSFQLLRSLLPPGTKKDKASVLASTTEYITCLKGQVEELSKKNEIMLNAQALDKSRMMKSNEVGDGNDERVVVEIIKNVSSESESRTVELQVSVRSGECNVLDLATRLLEFLKTQDNLSLESVAANTRPSMVTHVTLTITIQGSEWDESGFEEAVKRVVDDLT
- the LOC107025583 gene encoding putative transcription factor bHLH041 isoform X1 codes for the protein MDSIFFLEEGDRAVFLLKIMESFGCTYICLWQYFQPSNTFMSLGGIYNGENVVAQRLFEEYKHSWLIMDNGRIPGLAFKNNVPYMELKFADLQSHASNPVQLQFYYEAGIKTTICMGCSIGEIEFGMTSSPQVNLEMGMKNLFPEYFSTRSVLARPQTLLTNIDQNRPSPSSSFSLDSPGEYSSLLFNVATTSYVPDAFPEQTIRPVSTTAMPFHQQQPIQTLTQLRGIQFPGVETDDAALTRAYLAVMTSPSSSSSSHQSRENIDVPITDYHYQKSTAFRRFGPGLGRPSNVQIGTSRTIRRENILRRSIIFFRNLDMMRRKEQIQANQRAPTSTQVHHMISERKRREKLNDSFQLLRSLLPPGTKKDKASVLASTTEYITCLKGQVEELSKKNEIMLNAQALDKSRMMKSNEVGDGNDERVVVEIIKNVSSESESRTVELQVSVRSGECNVLDLATRLLEFLKTQDNLSLESVAANTRPSMVTHVTLTITIQGSEWDESGFEEAVKRVVDDLT